One genomic segment of Hordeum vulgare subsp. vulgare chromosome 2H, MorexV3_pseudomolecules_assembly, whole genome shotgun sequence includes these proteins:
- the LOC123425799 gene encoding histone H2A.4 has protein sequence MAGRGKAIGAGAVKKATSRSSKAGLQFPVGRIARFLKAGKYAERVGAGAPVYLAAVLEYLAAEVLELAGNAARDNKKTRIVPRHIQLAVRNDEELTKLLGGATIASGGVMPNIHQHLLPKKASSSKASTVDDDDN, from the exons ATGGCCGGCCGTGGGAAGGCAATCGGCGCTGGCGCTGTCAAGAAGGCGACGTCGAGGAGTTCCAAGGCCGGGCTGCAGTTCCCAGTTGGCAGGATCGCCAGGTTCCTCAAGGCCGGCAAGTACGCCGAGCGCGTCGGAGCCGGCGCCCCTGTCTACCTCGCCGCCGTCCTCGAGTACCTCGCCGCTGAG GTTCTGGAGCTGGCCGGCAATGCCGCCAGGGACAACAAGAAGACCCGTATCGTGCCCCGCCACATCCAGCTCGCTGTGCGCAATGACGAGGAGTTGACCAAGTTGCTTGGCGGTGCCACCATTGCCAGTGGCGGTGTGATGCCCAACATCCACCAGCACCTCCTCCCAAAGAAGGCCTCTTCTTCCAAGGCCTCCAccgtcgatgacgacgacaactga